The Candidatus Neomarinimicrobiota bacterium DNA segment AGGGTGTTGAGAACGGTAATGACAGAGTTGGGGAATACCGCGAGACTCAAGTGAATTACATACCCATGCAGTCGGTTTCCAGTCTCGACGTGGTTCTCGATCCCGAGCTCCCTGTACTTTACTATGACCTGGAGACAGAAAGATACGTACAGTTCGTGGAAAACGAATGGATGGAACGAGATGAAAGCTGGATCAAAAGGGAGGTCATCGATAAGAAGGCGTACATCGACATGCCCAATCTCACCTATTTCACCTACCTGAATCCCCGGAATGTCAAGCTCGGCATCAAAGTGAGTTTCTAATTCATGGAGAGGGTTTCGAATCTCCATGGATAAACACATAGTAGTCTGGGCCAGCGTGCTGTCTTTTTCTTTTCTCTGGGCCCAGGTGGGGGAAAACGAAAAAAGGTACGTTCGAGTTGGCACCCTGCAGAGTCATTTTTCCGCCTACGGCTCGGAACGTGCCTGGAACAACACCTATTATGAGGGACTAATCTGGCCGGCGGACTACCCCTATCAGGACAATGCCGTCATAAAAAGAGCCTGGATTGCCGCAACAGATTTCACGGATTCAGAGGACGAGCACTGGGACGTCTGGGGAACCTATATTTCCAGTGGATACGTGCAGAATTCCCTGTTTCCCATGAAACTGACTCAAGTAGCCAGATTTGAATCCCCTGTTGTGTTCGTCGATGGAAACAACATAACTGCCCCGTATGCAGGGGATGTAGATGAATTCAATCCTGGCCAGATACCCGATCGAATCGTGACCAATGTTGTCAACACTTCACTCGGTCTCACCATGACCCGTCGAGTCCTGGCATTCAGTCAGCAGTACCATGACAATTACTTCATCAAGGAATTCGTTTTCACAAACACAGGAAACGTGGATTTCGATGACGACATTGAACTCAATGCCACCCTGAAGGGAGTTCGTATCGGATGGGGAACGCGTTACAGTGTCTCGCGGGAAGGATCCATTGCGGTCGACGGTCAGCAGTCATGGGGCAAACATACCTGGGTGAGTAAGCGTGGAGAGGACTACCCCTCCCATGCGGCAGAGTCCATAACGGAGGATAATCCCATTGTGGACTGGATCAGGTGTGGTTTCAGCTGGTTCGGTCAATCAGAAAGGGTGTCCTTTGACAATATTGGCGCCCCGGATGTGAGGCATGACGGCCGTCTTACCTCTCCTCATCACGCGGGAAGTGCGATTCTTCATGTAGATAAAAGTGTCACCGACAGAAGTGACGATCCTCATCAGCCTGCCGTACTCGGGTGGCACGCGGGCGATTCTTATCCGTCGGTGGGTAATATCACTCCTTCGGACATGAACAATATGATCAAACTGTACGATTTCCTGAGCGGTAAACCCTATCCGAGTGAAAACTCGGGGGATACCCTGAGGATGGACGAGACATTTCTGGAATCTATCACGCACCGCCTGGACCCTTACACCATTCACAATGACGGAGGGGGAACCAATGTCTGGATCTGCTATGGTCCGTTTGATATACCTCCCGGAGACAGTATTGTCATTGTCGAGGCGGAGGGAATCAGCGGACTGAGCCGGCAAGAATGTGAAGAAATCGGTCGAAGGTGGAAAAAAGCTTACGACAATCCCAGCGATTCCGGTCCCTTTATTCTTCCCGACGGTTCCGAGACGAGTGACAAGGATGTTTTCAAGAACACGTGGGTGTACACGGGCAAGGACTCCATTCTTCAAACGTTTGGAAGGGCAAAAAGAAACTACGACCTGGGATACCTGATTCCCCAGCCCCCTCTGCCTCCTCCTGTCTTTGAGGTGACGTCCGGAGGAGACAAGATCATGCTCACGTGGAGCACCAGTCCTACGGAAGGAGAACCGGATTTTGCGGGCTACAAAATCTTCCGTGCCGTGGGAAAACCAGATACCACCTATGAACAGATAGCCGCTCTTAGCCCGGGCGAAACGTTGTTTGATGACGTGACTGCGGTTCGCGGATTCTCTTACTACTACTATATCGTGGCGTACAACGACGGGTCCAGTAACTCAACAGGAGAGGCAAATCCGATGGGCATACTCCACAGCAGCAGGTTCTACACAAGAACCACAGAACCCGCATTTCTCAGGCGGCCAGCAGGAAAGTCCCTTGAGAAGATCCGGGTAGTGCCGAACCCCTTTCATATCGCTGCGGGCGACCTTCAGTACACGGGCGAAAAGGACAAAATCATGTTCCTGAATATTCCCGCACGTTGCACCATCAAGATTTTTACAGAAAGAGGTGATTTGATAAAAACCATTAATCATGCAGACGGCAGCGGAGACGAAGCGTGGAATTCGGTAACGTCATCGCGTCAGGTCGTGGTGAGCGGTATATACCTGGCTCACTTCAAGGTGACTGAGGACTACACCGACCCGGCCACGGAAGAACTTCTTTACAGGAAAGGGGATACTGCCATCCGCAAATTCGTTGTTATCCGGTGAGTCACTCTCTGGACTCCAAAATTATGTTGACCTGTTCGGTCGAAATACATAATTTGGACGAAAGAAGGGGAGAGATACACTCCCCTTATAAGGAAACAAGCATTCAAAACAGAGGGGGTGACAAATGAATAGACTGCTAAAGCTGATGATCATCATCATAGCCGTGTCCGGTGTTATGGCTGCGCAGTGGACCTATGAGGAGGACTTCTTCGAAGGTACGCTAATTCACGGTGTTGTTGTGGATCCGGACGGCAAGATATGGATAACCCAGTACGCTCAGACAGACACTCTTGTGTTGACGTCAACCGATACGGTTACCGCGTCAGGGATATCCGTATTTAACTCCGATGGAACTGAAGCATCCTTTTCACCCATCACAACGTTGACCGTGGATGGAGTGACGGATACCCTCATCTATAGCAACCGGGGAATCTCCCTTGACGGTGATGGAAACATCCTTACATCCACCGGATCCCTCTACCAAATAAACTATCAGACGGGCGAAGGGATGAACAAATACATGTTCGAGGGTTCGGGTGCCCAACCGTTGACGGAGGCGGGAGCAGACGACAATGGCTTTGTCTACATCGCTCACGTGCTCAACGGACATGCACTGGTGATCCTGGATGAGGATTGGTCAGAATACAATGTGGTGGCGGACACAGTCCACACTATCCAACGCTCCATTCTCGCGAGCCCCGATGGAAAAGATGTCTACGTAGGTGCAATATACACTACCTACAACGGGATTCTCCATTATCACAGTGACGATGGCCCCGACGGAACGTACTCACTTGTCGATACCCTCTACGGGAAAACCGGCAAACAGTTGTGGGCGCAAATCCTGGACTGGGATAACAACGGCCTCCTCTGGGTCGGCACCTATTGGAATGTGGATGCCGATGATTTTACCGGTTGGTACGCGCTGGATCCCACGCAGGACTACTTTGCCGTCGACACTATCGGACATAATGCAAATACAGCGGATCCTCCCGCTATCGGAGATACGCCACCTGCCGGGGGTAGCTATTACGCCCCCAGGGGGATAGCCTTCAGTGCAGATGGACTGACGGCCTACACCGCAGATTTTGACGGCGGCGTAGTCAAGAAATGGACCAATTCAGATCCAGCTCAACCGGGAGACACACCGATCCTGCCTGACCTGAGGATAGACTACGAAAGAGGTAATCCCATAATTGCAGTGGAGTTTACCCTTTCTCAGAACTATCCCAATCCGTTCAATCCGACGACGACTATTCCTTACGATCTGAAACAAAGCGGTATGGCGAAATTGACCGTCTACGATATGCTCGGACGGGAAATCGCAACACTCGTCAATGAACCGAGACCGGCTGGTCGTTACAAGGTTCTCTTCGATGCCACTGGATTGGCTTCAGGTATGTACGTCTACAAACTGGAGTTCAACAACCGTGTGATTTCAAAGAGAATGACGTACATGAAGTAGAACATCGCGCCGGTTTAATCTCTAAAGAAGGGCCGACGGAATCCCGTTCCGTCGGCCTTTTCTTGCTTATTCCCATCCCGGGTTTCTAAATTCCTTCATCAACTCAGCCGCATCTTCAGGAGAATAAGACCATGTTGGTGAAGATCTTCAAAAGTGCCGACGATTACTCGAAGGCCGCTGCACGGGTAATCGCCAGACTGATCGGCCGAAAGCCGGATGCCGTTTTGGGGCTGGCCACCGGATCTACGCCTGTCCCTCTTTACAATGAACTCATTCGACTTCATCAAGAAGAAGCTTTAGACTTTTGCAGGGTCACCACGTTCAATCTCGATGAATACGTGGGCATTACTCGGACTCACTCCCAGAGCTATCACGCCTTCATGAAGGAGAATCTGTTCTCAAAAATCAACATCCCCTCCGAGAATATTCACGTTCCCAACGGAACGGTGGAGAATATCGAGCAGCAGTGCGAATGGTATGAGGAAAGGATTAGACTCAAAGGCGGGATCGATCTTCAGGTGCTGGGGATCGGCGGAAACGGACACATCGCCTTCAATGAACCGGGCTCTTCACTGGGATCCCGCACACGAATAAAGACATTATCTGAGCGAACTCGAGATGATAACAGCCGGTTCTTTGACTCTATGGACAAGGTTCCGAAATATGCCATTACCATGGGAATCGGTACGATCATGGAATCTCACCGGCTTCTCCTCCTGGCTTCGGGCAAGAGCAAGGCCAAAGCCATAAAAAACACCGTGGAGGGTCCCATTACCGCTATGGTGCCCGCCACGATTGTCCAGATGCACCGTTACGCCATGATCTACATCGATGAGGCAGCCGCTTCTGCCCTCAGCCGTGAATACGAAAAAATAAAACCCGAAGACGTCGCCAGAAAGAGAAGCGTTACGATACAGCTCTAAGGTATCATTTGAGGAGAAGCATTCTCCTGGCCTGAAAAAGGCCGCCTTCCCGATCCAGATAATAGATATAGACGCCCGATCCTGCCCGGGTACCCGATTCCGTTTCACCGTTCCATTCGACACTATGAATTCCCGCCGGGAATTCACGGTTTACAAGCGTCTTCACGTGGCGTCCGGCGATGTCGTAAATGGTGAGCTGCACCCTGCCAGGTGTGGGGAGTTCAAAGGGTATCACCGTACGGTTGTTGAAAGGATTTGGATAGTTCTGCAAGAGACGGAATTTCTCCGGCAGACGAGGTCCGGCATGGGCCACCGAGAGGGGAGGCGTTTTCCTTACTATCCGGAGATCGTCGAAATAGATGGTTCCGCTGGTGGCTGCCCCCTGTTCGTGAGTGAGTTGAAAACTGTCTATCCGGAGGTCGCCTTCGAGGATTCCATTTCCAATCCAGTTTCCCACGGGATCAGATCCCAGATCCCATTCAACCAGCCTCCAACCCACCCAATCTATGGTCCTCCAGGGACTGACTTCATGATACGCCGCTGTACCTTCAGCAGGAGCGTGGTCATCCACGCAGAACCGGAATTTGTTGTGACTCCCGTCACCGTATAAATAACACTGAAGCACGTAACTCGTATCGAACAGTACATCTCTGGGGGCTCCTCCCGAAAGATACTCCCGGAGCAGATGTTCAGACGCCGATTGGTCCCACACATAGGTGAGCTTGGCCGATTTCTTCGGTGCGGAAGCTGGAAGATAGGTTTCCGTGCTGTACCCAAAACTCGTCCCTGCCAGTATTCCCGTGGTGGAACCGCTGTAACCGGGCGATTCCCAGTTGCCGGGAAACGTAAATTTGTCAATCAGGATTTCCTCCATATAGCCCTGATTAAGGGTCGTGAAATCAATGGTCATATGGGAACCCACGGTGTTACCCAGCAGATCCTTGATCGTGCTGTGAAGAAAAATCTGGTACGATCGCTCCGGATCCAGTGGATCGTCCGATTGGATGCTGAGGACCGATCTGTTGTTGTACGTTGTCAGGAGAAGACTTCTGTCGATACCTGTGGATCCTCTGTTAAGGAGAACGGTCGTGTCATTGATGGAACCGGGATCCACGAGCTCGTCAAAGAGAATTGTCACAACATCTTCTACATCGAACATGTCCATCTCAGTCTCATAATACGGGTAGCTGAAAACAATCCCGGGCCCTGTCACGTCTTCTTCTTCGGTTCTGAAATTGAGCTCGTAAGGGTCCCCTCCCACCCCGTCGCCGTCTCCATCGATGGCCGATCCGTTGATATCCAATGCCCCAGTGTCTATCGTGAACCTGTAACTGTTGGCATAATTGAGAACCTGTTCAAACTGGATAGTGAGGGTCCTGTGATCGCTCGACCAGATTATCTGCTCCACGGCCGCGGTGGGCGATAGAGTTATAGCATCCGGCACCGTTTGCACGTCCATCG contains these protein-coding regions:
- a CDS encoding fibronectin, with amino-acid sequence MDKHIVVWASVLSFSFLWAQVGENEKRYVRVGTLQSHFSAYGSERAWNNTYYEGLIWPADYPYQDNAVIKRAWIAATDFTDSEDEHWDVWGTYISSGYVQNSLFPMKLTQVARFESPVVFVDGNNITAPYAGDVDEFNPGQIPDRIVTNVVNTSLGLTMTRRVLAFSQQYHDNYFIKEFVFTNTGNVDFDDDIELNATLKGVRIGWGTRYSVSREGSIAVDGQQSWGKHTWVSKRGEDYPSHAAESITEDNPIVDWIRCGFSWFGQSERVSFDNIGAPDVRHDGRLTSPHHAGSAILHVDKSVTDRSDDPHQPAVLGWHAGDSYPSVGNITPSDMNNMIKLYDFLSGKPYPSENSGDTLRMDETFLESITHRLDPYTIHNDGGGTNVWICYGPFDIPPGDSIVIVEAEGISGLSRQECEEIGRRWKKAYDNPSDSGPFILPDGSETSDKDVFKNTWVYTGKDSILQTFGRAKRNYDLGYLIPQPPLPPPVFEVTSGGDKIMLTWSTSPTEGEPDFAGYKIFRAVGKPDTTYEQIAALSPGETLFDDVTAVRGFSYYYYIVAYNDGSSNSTGEANPMGILHSSRFYTRTTEPAFLRRPAGKSLEKIRVVPNPFHIAAGDLQYTGEKDKIMFLNIPARCTIKIFTERGDLIKTINHADGSGDEAWNSVTSSRQVVVSGIYLAHFKVTEDYTDPATEELLYRKGDTAIRKFVVIR
- a CDS encoding T9SS type A sorting domain-containing protein, with amino-acid sequence MNRLLKLMIIIIAVSGVMAAQWTYEEDFFEGTLIHGVVVDPDGKIWITQYAQTDTLVLTSTDTVTASGISVFNSDGTEASFSPITTLTVDGVTDTLIYSNRGISLDGDGNILTSTGSLYQINYQTGEGMNKYMFEGSGAQPLTEAGADDNGFVYIAHVLNGHALVILDEDWSEYNVVADTVHTIQRSILASPDGKDVYVGAIYTTYNGILHYHSDDGPDGTYSLVDTLYGKTGKQLWAQILDWDNNGLLWVGTYWNVDADDFTGWYALDPTQDYFAVDTIGHNANTADPPAIGDTPPAGGSYYAPRGIAFSADGLTAYTADFDGGVVKKWTNSDPAQPGDTPILPDLRIDYERGNPIIAVEFTLSQNYPNPFNPTTTIPYDLKQSGMAKLTVYDMLGREIATLVNEPRPAGRYKVLFDATGLASGMYVYKLEFNNRVISKRMTYMK
- the nagB gene encoding glucosamine-6-phosphate deaminase, with the protein product MLVKIFKSADDYSKAAARVIARLIGRKPDAVLGLATGSTPVPLYNELIRLHQEEALDFCRVTTFNLDEYVGITRTHSQSYHAFMKENLFSKINIPSENIHVPNGTVENIEQQCEWYEERIRLKGGIDLQVLGIGGNGHIAFNEPGSSLGSRTRIKTLSERTRDDNSRFFDSMDKVPKYAITMGIGTIMESHRLLLLASGKSKAKAIKNTVEGPITAMVPATIVQMHRYAMIYIDEAAASALSREYEKIKPEDVARKRSVTIQL